GAGGGCCACCAGCCGCAGCACCTCCAGCTCCCGCGGGCTGAGCGGAACAGAGGCGCCCGCCCGGTTCGACTTCTCCTCCACCAGCCTGGCCGCCAGGGTGGGGTAGATGTAGGTCTGCCCGGACATCACGTGCTGGATGGCCGAGAGCAGCTCGACGTCGGCCGCCTCCTTGAGCACATAGCCGCTGCCGCCGGCCTGGATCACCTGCCGCACGTAGGCCGGGTCGTCGTGCATGGTGAGCACCAGCACGCGCGAAAGCGGCGAGAGCTCCCGGAGGTAGGACAGGCCGCTCCCGTTCGGCATGGAGATGTCCAGGACGACCAGGTCCGGCCGCAGCCGGCGCGTCATCTGCAACGCCTCGAGCCCGTTGGACGCCTCGCCGACGACCTCGAAACCGGGGTAGCTTTCCAGCAGCATGCGGAGGCCCGTCCGGACCACCCGGTGGTCATCCGCGATCAGGATGCGCATGGCACTCCTCCTCCCTAACCGCGCGGGACCGAGACAAAGAGTGCGGTGCCGCCCGACGGGCTCGACTCGATGGTCATGCGGCCGTTCACCAGCGCCAGCCGCTCGGCGATCCCCGTGAGGCCCACGCCGACCCGCGGCGCCGACGGGTCGAACCCGCGGCCGTCGTCCTCGATCACCAGCTGCACCTGGGCGCCCCGCAGGTCCAGCACGATGCCGAAGTGCCGGGCCTGGCTGTGACGGGCCACATTCGTCAGGGCCTCCTGGGTCACCCGGTACAGCGTGGTCTCCAGCGGCGCGGGCAGGCGGGCCGACTCGTCGCCCACCACCTGGACCGACCCTGAGATGCCGTGGCGCCTGGCGAAATCGTCCGCGTACCGGCGCAGGGCAGCCACGAGCCCCATGTCGTCAAGGACGGCGGGGCGCAGATCACGGGAGAGCCGCCGAACCGACTCCAGGGTCTCGGCCGCCAGGTTGCGCAGATACGCCGCCTGGCCCCGCCCCTCGTCGCCCTCCTCAAGGAGGCGCAGGCCGACGATCAGGCCGGTCAGCGCCTGCCCCACCTCGTCGTGCAGCTCGCGGGAGATGCGGCCCCGCTCCTCCTCCTGCGCGCTGAGCACCTTCTGCAGGAGCGCGCGCCGGGCGGCCTCCTTCTGCGCGACCACCTCCCTGGCCCGGGCCAGGTCGCGCACCATCTGGTTGAAGGCCTCCGCCAGGCGGCCGAACTCGTCGGTCGGGCCCGGCGCCACCCGCACGGTCAGGTCGCCGCGGCCCACGGCCTGGGTAGCCCGCACCAGCTGCGGCACCCTGGCGGTCACCGTCCAGATCACGAGATAGCCGACGAGGACGGCCAGGAGGCAGGCCAGCACCAGGGTGAGGATCTGCCCCCGCTCCACCGCCCGGAGCGTGGCCATCAGGTGCTGCTGCGAGAGCCCGACCCGCACCTGCCCCGCCAGGCCGTCCACGATCAGTGCGACCGCGTCGTGGATCACGCCTTCCTCCGAGCGGAGCCAGCGCACGTCCTCCTCTCCGGGCGGAGGGAGCGGGCGCTGCGTGAGCAGGTCCCTGGGAAATCCCCCGGTGAACGTGTGCGCCACCAGCGCGCCCCGGCTGTCGAGCACGAAGGCGTATCGCACGTCGGGGTTCGTGGCTTGCGTGTCGGCCAGGATCTCGCGCACCTCCAGCGGGTTGGCCGTGAGCAGCGGGTCGGTCACCCGCAGCGCGACGTCGCGGGCCACGGAGAGGGCCCGCTTGTCCAGCTCCTCCCCCAGCACCTGGGGGAGGGTTACCCGCAGGTGGAGGATGGAGACGAGCCCCAGCGCTGCCGTGAGCGCCAGAAGCAGCGTAATGAGCTTCGCGCGGATTCCGAAGCCGTACGTGTCGGGGCGGAGCGCCGCCGCGAGCCACCGCCGCCCGCTCATCGCCCGGCCTCCACCTGGTCGGCCATCTGCCTGATCGGATCGTACCAAGCCGGGTCCGGGGACACGAAACGGTCGACGGAGAGGCTCTGCAGCACCGCCTGCCCCTCCTCATCCTCGCCCATGGCGAGGAAGACCGACTGCAACTGCGCCGCCAGCTGGGAGCCCACGTGGGGGGAGACCACCACCGGCGGCGCCCCCAAGGGTTCCGAGGATGCGATGACGCGGAGTCTCCGGTCCAGGTCGGGGTCGCGTGCTGCGGCCTGGCCGTACATGATGCTGTTGACGGCAGCGCCGTCCACGAGCCCCTGGTCCAAAGCCTGGATCGCCTTGTCGTCACTGATGGTGAAGATCGTCCGGTCGAAAAAGCGGTCCACCGACTCGTCGAGGCCCAGGATCAGCGCTTCGGGGTAGAGCCGGCCTGTGACCGAGACCGGATCGGTGTAGGCAAAGGTGTGCCCCTTGAGGTGGGCAAACTCCTCGAGACCGCTGTAGCGGCGCACCAGAATCAGCGAGCGGTGCGTCGGCTCCTCCTTGTACTCGGGCACTGCCAGGGCGGAGAGGCCGAATTCCTCCTCGCCGCGCACGTAGGCCAGGCTGCCGACGAAGGCGATGTGCACCCCGCCCGTGCGGAGCAGGTCCAGCATCTCGGTCTGCGAACGGCCGAGCACCACCTCCACGTTCCGCTCCAGCCGGCTGTTCAGGTAGTCCAGCATCGGTCCGTAGCGGAGCAGGCTGGCGCGCGGCGACATCATGGTGGACAGGCCGACCTTCAGCACGGGGCGCGGCGTGATGCCGCCGTACCCGGCGGCGAGAGTGGGATCCAGCTGGTCGAGCCGGACCACAGGCAGGTCCTCCGGCGTGCCGCATCCCAAGAGGCAGAGGCCCGCGAGCAGCAGCAGGGCACACAAGGCGCGGCGCACGAGTCAGCACCTCCAAAACCCACTCGGCTGTTGGGGTCCGGCGCCTAGATTCGCCTCCGGCCGCCCCGGCACCTGCCGGCGGTGTCGGACCCGGCCCGGAGAACCTTGCCAGAACTGAACTGCCAGGTCCGCAGCGAAAGGGTGAGGCTCTCGGCGGCCAGGGCGCCGGCGTATCCGGGGATGGGCGGCAGGTCGTGCACGGCCCAGCCCGCGGCCCAGGCTGGGTCCGGCGCACGCCGGAGCCGCACCCGCGCCAGGCCGCCGTCCGCGCAGAGCTCCAGGCGCCGTACGGGCATGGCGAGGCCGCACCCGAGGCCCTTGACCAGGGCCTCCTTGCGGACCCACACCCGGTAGAACGCCTGGAGCTGCTCCTCCGGCGGCAGGCGGGCAAACCCCGCCGCCTCGGCCGGCGACAGGACCAGGTCGGCGGCCCGCCGCAGGTCCCGGCGCGGGCGCACCACCTCCAGGTCCACCCCCACCCTGATCCCCCTGCTCGCCGCCACCAGCGCCCACCGGCCGGCGTGCGACAGGCTGAACTGCAGGGGAATCCCTTCCTCGTGGGCGATGCCCGGCTTGCCGCGCTCGCCGTACCGGAAGCGGACGGCCTGAGGTGGCTGGCGCAGGTAGCGGCCCAGCAGCTGGCGCAGCTGACCGCGGGCCGCAACGAAGCGGCTCCCCAGAAGCGCAGTGCGGCTGCCCCTTGCCCGCAGCTGCTCCTCCCGGGAAAGGAGCGGCCACAGCGCCCCGAGGCGCCCGGCGTCCAGGTCGAGTGGCAGCCGCCAGACGTGCACCTCATGGGCCCCGAGGTCCGGCCACTCCTCAGGCGGCGCCCAGGCACGCTCCGCCACGGCTAGCTGGCGATCCGGGCGAGCGCCGCCCCGTCGCAGGCTGCGAGGACCCCGATGGCCCGCGAGATCTGGCGCATGAGGCCGCCCAGGACCCGGCCGGGGCCTACCTCCATCAGCGCCGCGCCGGACTGGGCCAACGCCGCCAGCCGGGCCGCGCAGACGCTCCAGCGCACCGGAAGGGTCACCTGCTCCAGCAGCAGCGAGCGGTACGCCTCGATGTCCGCCACGAACTCCCCCGTGATCGAGGAGAGCATGGCCGTGGCGGGCGGGCGCAGCGGCGCCCGGCGGATCAGCGGCTCCAGCTCTGCGCGGGCCGGCGCCATGAGCGGAGAGTGGTAGGCTCCGCCCACGTTGAGCAGGTCGATCTTGAGGGCGCCCTCGGCCCGGGCCAGCGTGATCACCGACTCGATCCCGCCCGCGTCGCCTGCGACCACCGTCTGCAGCGGCGTGTTGTAGTTCGCGACCACCGCGCAGCCGTCGCGGCTGGCCGCGGCACAGAGGGCGGCGACGCGCTCCGGCTCGAGGCCGGAGATCGCAGCCATCTTCCCGGGCGCCAGGCGCGCCGCCCGGGCCATGGCCCGCCCCCGGGCCTGCACCAGGAGGAGGGCCTCCTCCCAGGGGAGCGCACCGGAGACCGCCAGGGCCGTGTACTCGCCGAGGCTGTGGCCGGCGACGAGGTCCGGGCGGATCCCCTGCTCCGCCAGGGCGGCGGCCAGGGCGGTGCTCAGGGTGAAGATGGTCACCTGGGCGATCTCCGGGTCGGCCAGCGTCGGCTCGTCTGCGGCGGCCATCAGGCCGATCAGGTCCATGCCGGTCAGGGCGGCGGCCCGCTCCGCCAGGGCCCGCGCCGCGGGCGAGACCGCCCACAGGTCTCCCCCCATGCCCGCGTGCTGGCTGCCCTGGCCCGGAAAGAGGAAAACCGTGCGGATCGCTTCCACATTCATCCCCCTCATACTCGCACCAGCCCGGCGGCCCACGACTGCCCGAAGCCGCCGCTTACCAGGCCGACGATGTCCCCGGGCTGCAGCGCCCCCTCCTCCTCCATCAGGTGCCAGTTGAGCATCGGGTCGACGGCGCCGATGTGCCCCACCTCGCGCGCCACGTGCCAGCTGGTCAGCTCCTCCGGTACGCCGCCGATGCTCTCGCGGATCGCCTCGATCACGTCCCGTGTCATGTTGTAGCAGATCAGCCGGCGGACCTGCGGCAGGGTCAGCCCGGCGTCGCACAGCACCGCGTGGAACAGCCGGGCGATCTCGACCGGCGTCTGCCGGTTCATCTCGTACGCCTCCACGGGGCTCCGGAAGTGGCGCCGCGCCTGCTCGGCGGGGTTCCAGAAGTACCGGCCGGCGGCCAGGTCCTCGGGGGTGACAGGCGCCGCGGTGCCGCCGACCGGGATCTGCCAGACGGCGTGGTGCCGCCCGTCCGTATGGAAGCGGAAGGCGAGCAGATGGCGCCCCGGGGCCTCCCTTCCCACCACCGCCGCACTGGCGCCGTCGCTCAGGAAGCAGGAGCCCGCCATACGGAAGCGATCGGTCAGGTGCGGGGGGAAGGTCTCGGCGGAGGCCACCAGGACGTACCGCATCCCCGGGTTGACGGAGAGGAGCGACCGGGCCAGCTCCAGGGCGACCAGCTGGCTGTTGCACGCCTGATCCAGCTTGAACGCCCAGGCCCTGCAGGCGCCGAGCTCCTCCTGGAGCTGCGCGTAGTCGGCGTGCATCAGGTAGTCCGGCACGAAGCCCTGGGCGTAGATGATCAGGTCCAGGTCCTCCGGGGAGACGCCCGCCCGCTCCAGCGCCTGCTGCGCGGCCCGCAGCGCCATGGCGGTGCCGGCCATCCCCTGGCTGACGTGGACCTTCCGGGTGCCCTTGCGCTCCAGCGCCGCCGGGGAGAGGCCGATCCGGCCGGCCACCTCTGCCAGGTGCACGGTGGCCTCCGGCAGGTAGATCCCGGTGCCGAGGATGCCGACGCTCACACCCCCACCCCCTGCCGGGCGGCCATCCGCTCCCGCAGCAGGGGCGGTACCTCCACCAGGAGGCGCCCCTCGGGGCTGACGAAGACGTGGGTCGTATAACCCGTCGCCAGCAGCTCGCCCTCCGGGCTGCCGCGGTAGACTTCATAGTCGAACGTGAACCGGGCCACCTCGGAGGGCTGCAGCCGGGTGCGGACGATCAGCCTGTCGCCCCACCGGGCCGGGCTCCGGTAGCGGCAGTGGGCCTCGATCACCGGGGAGATGATGCCGTGGGCCTGAAAGTCCTCAGGCGTGACGCCGAACAGTTTCTGGACGAGGTCGAAGCGCCCCACCTC
This region of Symbiobacterium terraclitae genomic DNA includes:
- a CDS encoding response regulator, which translates into the protein MRILIADDHRVVRTGLRMLLESYPGFEVVGEASNGLEALQMTRRLRPDLVVLDISMPNGSGLSYLRELSPLSRVLVLTMHDDPAYVRQVIQAGGSGYVLKEAADVELLSAIQHVMSGQTYIYPTLAARLVEEKSNRAGASVPLSPRELEVLRLVALGHTNQEIAARLGVGVRTVETYKSRICEKLGVYTRSEMVRYALENKLT
- a CDS encoding sensor histidine kinase codes for the protein MSGRRWLAAALRPDTYGFGIRAKLITLLLALTAALGLVSILHLRVTLPQVLGEELDKRALSVARDVALRVTDPLLTANPLEVREILADTQATNPDVRYAFVLDSRGALVAHTFTGGFPRDLLTQRPLPPPGEEDVRWLRSEEGVIHDAVALIVDGLAGQVRVGLSQQHLMATLRAVERGQILTLVLACLLAVLVGYLVIWTVTARVPQLVRATQAVGRGDLTVRVAPGPTDEFGRLAEAFNQMVRDLARAREVVAQKEAARRALLQKVLSAQEEERGRISRELHDEVGQALTGLIVGLRLLEEGDEGRGQAAYLRNLAAETLESVRRLSRDLRPAVLDDMGLVAALRRYADDFARRHGISGSVQVVGDESARLPAPLETTLYRVTQEALTNVARHSQARHFGIVLDLRGAQVQLVIEDDGRGFDPSAPRVGVGLTGIAERLALVNGRMTIESSPSGGTALFVSVPRG
- a CDS encoding PhnD/SsuA/transferrin family substrate-binding protein — translated: MRRALCALLLLAGLCLLGCGTPEDLPVVRLDQLDPTLAAGYGGITPRPVLKVGLSTMMSPRASLLRYGPMLDYLNSRLERNVEVVLGRSQTEMLDLLRTGGVHIAFVGSLAYVRGEEEFGLSALAVPEYKEEPTHRSLILVRRYSGLEEFAHLKGHTFAYTDPVSVTGRLYPEALILGLDESVDRFFDRTIFTISDDKAIQALDQGLVDGAAVNSIMYGQAAARDPDLDRRLRVIASSEPLGAPPVVVSPHVGSQLAAQLQSVFLAMGEDEEGQAVLQSLSVDRFVSPDPAWYDPIRQMADQVEAGR
- a CDS encoding 4'-phosphopantetheinyl transferase family protein gives rise to the protein MAERAWAPPEEWPDLGAHEVHVWRLPLDLDAGRLGALWPLLSREEQLRARGSRTALLGSRFVAARGQLRQLLGRYLRQPPQAVRFRYGERGKPGIAHEEGIPLQFSLSHAGRWALVAASRGIRVGVDLEVVRPRRDLRRAADLVLSPAEAAGFARLPPEEQLQAFYRVWVRKEALVKGLGCGLAMPVRRLELCADGGLARVRLRRAPDPAWAAGWAVHDLPPIPGYAGALAAESLTLSLRTWQFSSGKVLRAGSDTAGRCRGGRRRI
- a CDS encoding ACP S-malonyltransferase; its protein translation is MNVEAIRTVFLFPGQGSQHAGMGGDLWAVSPAARALAERAAALTGMDLIGLMAAADEPTLADPEIAQVTIFTLSTALAAALAEQGIRPDLVAGHSLGEYTALAVSGALPWEEALLLVQARGRAMARAARLAPGKMAAISGLEPERVAALCAAASRDGCAVVANYNTPLQTVVAGDAGGIESVITLARAEGALKIDLLNVGGAYHSPLMAPARAELEPLIRRAPLRPPATAMLSSITGEFVADIEAYRSLLLEQVTLPVRWSVCAARLAALAQSGAALMEVGPGRVLGGLMRQISRAIGVLAACDGAALARIAS
- a CDS encoding 3-oxoacyl-ACP synthase III family protein, which codes for MSVGILGTGIYLPEATVHLAEVAGRIGLSPAALERKGTRKVHVSQGMAGTAMALRAAQQALERAGVSPEDLDLIIYAQGFVPDYLMHADYAQLQEELGACRAWAFKLDQACNSQLVALELARSLLSVNPGMRYVLVASAETFPPHLTDRFRMAGSCFLSDGASAAVVGREAPGRHLLAFRFHTDGRHHAVWQIPVGGTAAPVTPEDLAAGRYFWNPAEQARRHFRSPVEAYEMNRQTPVEIARLFHAVLCDAGLTLPQVRRLICYNMTRDVIEAIRESIGGVPEELTSWHVAREVGHIGAVDPMLNWHLMEEEGALQPGDIVGLVSGGFGQSWAAGLVRV
- a CDS encoding acyl-CoA thioesterase, which translates into the protein MQVDTEIRVRFREVDSARVVHHSHFFDWFEVGRFDLVQKLFGVTPEDFQAHGIISPVIEAHCRYRSPARWGDRLIVRTRLQPSEVARFTFDYEVYRGSPEGELLATGYTTHVFVSPEGRLLVEVPPLLRERMAARQGVGV